The proteins below are encoded in one region of Rhododendron vialii isolate Sample 1 chromosome 7a, ASM3025357v1:
- the LOC131333301 gene encoding (+)-neomenthol dehydrogenase-like has protein sequence MAETVTSTAAANRYAVVTGANKGIGFEICRQLASNGITVVLTARDEKRGTEALEKLKGSGLTDLVVFHQLDVANPSSIASLADFVKNQFGKLDILVNNAGISGVVMDWDAFHASGAAAALANPSTNWNQINWNELMTQTYEGALECLETNYYGAKRMIEAFLPLLQLSDSPRIVNVSSSLGKLKFIPSERVQGVLNDAETLTEDTIHELLNEFLQDFMENSLESKGWPAFHSAYKVSKAAMNAYTRILAKKYPTFRINCVCPGYVKTDITNNSGIFSVEEGAEHPVRLALLLDDGPTGIFFVRKEVASFVE, from the exons ATGGCAGAAACTGTCACCAGCACAGCAGCAGCAAACAG GTATGCAGTCGTTACAGGGGCAAACAAGGGAATAGGATTTGAAATCTGTAGGCAATTAGCTTCGAATGGAATCACGGTTGTATTGACAGCCAGAGATGAGAAAAGGGGTACAGAAGCTCTGGAGAAACTCAAAGGGTCTGGACTCACTGATCTTGTGGTGTTTCATCAGCTTGATGTGGCTAACCCATCTAGTATTGCTTCCCTTGCTGATTTTGTCAAGAACCAGTTTGGGAAGCTTGATATCttg GTGAACAATGCTGGGATTAGTGGGGTCGTGATGGATTGGGATGCTTTCCATGCTTCAGGGGCTGCTGCTGCTCTTGCTAATCCG TCTACCAATTGGAACCAAATAAATTGGAATGAGTTGATGACTCAGACTTACGAGGGGGCGCTGGAATGTTTGGAAACAAACTACTATGGAGCAAAAAGGATGATTGAAGCATTTCTTCCCCTCCTCCAGTTATCGGATTCGCCAAGGATTGTCAATGTTTCTTCTAGCTTGGGAAAGCTAAAG TTTATACCAAGCGAACGGGTTCAAGGAGTATTGAATGATGCTGAAACCCTCACCGAAGATACAATACATGAGTTACTAAACGAGTTTCTCCAAGATTTCATGGAGAATTCATTAGAAAGCAAAGGTTGGCCCGCCTTTCACTCTGCTTATAAAGTATCCAAAGCAGCTATGAACGCATACACAAGAATTCTGGCCAAGAAGTATCCAACTTTCCGCATCAACTGTGTATGCCCTGGTTATGTCAAAACCGACATTACCAACAACAGTGGTATTTTTAGCGTAGAAGAAGGTGCTGAACATCCAGTGA